The following proteins are co-located in the Callospermophilus lateralis isolate mCalLat2 chromosome 8, mCalLat2.hap1, whole genome shotgun sequence genome:
- the Rasgef1b gene encoding ras-GEF domain-containing family member 1B isoform X1, with the protein MPQTPPFSAMFDSSGYNRNLYQSTEDSCGGLYYHDNNLLSGSLEALIQHLVPNVDYYPDRTYIFTFLLSSRLFMHPYELMAKVCHLCVEHQRLSDPDGDKNQMRKIAPKILQLLTEWTETFPYDFRDERMMRNLKDLAHRIASGEEQTYRKNVQQMMQCLIRKLAALSQYEEVLAKISSTSTDRLTVLKTKPQSIQRDIITVCSDPYTLAQQLTHIELERLNYIGPEEFVQAFVQKDPLDNDKSCYSDRKKTRNLEAYVEWFNRLSYLVATEICMPVKKKHRARMIEYFIDVARECFNIGNFNSLMAIISGMNMSPVSRLKKTWAKVKTAKFDILEHQMDPSSNFYNYRTALRGAAQRSLTAHSSREKIVIPFFSLLIKDIYFLNEGCANRLPNGHVNFEKFWELAKQVSEFMTWKQVECPFERDRKILQYLLTVPVFSEDALYLASYESEGPENHIEKDRWKSLRSSLLGRV; encoded by the exons ATGCCGCAGACTCCTCCCTTTTCAGCAATGTTTGACAGCAGTGGTTACAACCGAAACCTCTATCAGTCTACAGAAGACAGCTGTGGAGGGTTGTATTACCATGACAACAACCTCCTCTCTGGGTCTCTGGAAGCACTTATCCAGCACTTAGTACCTAATGTGGATTACTATCCAGAT AGGACATACATATTTACCTTCCTACTCAGTTCTCGGTTGTTTATGCATCCTTATGAGCTAATGGCCAAAGTCTGCCACTTATGTGTTGAGCACCAGAGGCTAAGTGACCCTGATGGTGATAAG AACCAGATGAGAAAAATTGCACCTAAAATTCTTCAGCTCTTGACAGAATGGACGGAAACATTTCCTTATGATTTTCGAGATGAAAGAATGATGAGAAATTTAAAAGATCTGGCTCACAGAATAGCCAGTGGTGAGGAG CAGACATACCGGAAAAATGTCCAGCAGATGATGCAGTGTCTCATCCGTAAACTTGCTGCCCTCAGCCAGTATGAGGAAGTTCTGGCAAAAATCAGCTCGACATCTACTGATCGGCTCACAGTTCTCAAGACCAAGCCACAGTCCATACAGAGGGATATCATTACTGTCTGCAGCGACCCTTACACGTTGGCCCAGCAGCTGACTCACATAGAGCTG GAGAGGCTTAATTATATCGGGCCAGAAGAATTTGTTCAGGCATTTGTGCAGAAGGACCCTTTGGACAATGACAAG AGTTGCTATAGTGATCGGAAGAAAACACGAAACTTAGAAGCTTATGTGGAATGGTTTAATCGCTTGAGCTACTTGGTTGCTACTGAAATCTGCATG CCTGTAAAGAAGAAACACCGAGCAAGAATGATTGAGTATTTCATTGATGTAGCTCGAGAATGTTTCAACATTGGCAACTTTAATTCCTTGATGGCAATAATCT CTGGCATGAATATGAGCCCAGTCTCTCGACTAAAAAAAACTTGGGCCAAAGTGAAGACTGCAAAGTTTGACATTCTTGAG CATCAGATGGACCCTTCCAGCAATTTCTATAATTATCGAACAGCTCTTCGCGGGGCAGCACAAAGGTCTTTGACTGCTCATAGTAGCAGAGAAAAG attgTGATACCATTCTTCAGTCTCTTAATCAAAGATATTTATTTCCTCAATGAGGGCTGTGCCAACCGCCTCCCAAATGGCCATGTCAACTTTGAG AAATTTTGGGAACTGGCCAAACAAGTGAGTGAATTTATGACATGGAAACAAGTGGAGTGTCCATTTGAGAGGGACCGGAAAATCCTGCAGTATCTGCTCACAGTGCCAGTCTTTAGTGAAGATG CTCTCTACTTGGCATCTTATGAGAGTGAAGGACCTGAAAATCATATAGAGAAAGACAGATGGAAGTCTTTAAG GTCGAGCCTCTTAGGCAGAGTTTAA
- the Rasgef1b gene encoding ras-GEF domain-containing family member 1B isoform X2, which yields MPQTPPFSAMFDSSGYNRNLYQSTEDSCGGLYYHDNNLLSGSLEALIQHLVPNVDYYPDRTYIFTFLLSSRLFMHPYELMAKVCHLCVEHQRLSDPDGDKNQMRKIAPKILQLLTEWTETFPYDFRDERMMRNLKDLAHRIASGEETYRKNVQQMMQCLIRKLAALSQYEEVLAKISSTSTDRLTVLKTKPQSIQRDIITVCSDPYTLAQQLTHIELERLNYIGPEEFVQAFVQKDPLDNDKSCYSDRKKTRNLEAYVEWFNRLSYLVATEICMPVKKKHRARMIEYFIDVARECFNIGNFNSLMAIISGMNMSPVSRLKKTWAKVKTAKFDILEHQMDPSSNFYNYRTALRGAAQRSLTAHSSREKIVIPFFSLLIKDIYFLNEGCANRLPNGHVNFEKFWELAKQVSEFMTWKQVECPFERDRKILQYLLTVPVFSEDALYLASYESEGPENHIEKDRWKSLRSSLLGRV from the exons ATGCCGCAGACTCCTCCCTTTTCAGCAATGTTTGACAGCAGTGGTTACAACCGAAACCTCTATCAGTCTACAGAAGACAGCTGTGGAGGGTTGTATTACCATGACAACAACCTCCTCTCTGGGTCTCTGGAAGCACTTATCCAGCACTTAGTACCTAATGTGGATTACTATCCAGAT AGGACATACATATTTACCTTCCTACTCAGTTCTCGGTTGTTTATGCATCCTTATGAGCTAATGGCCAAAGTCTGCCACTTATGTGTTGAGCACCAGAGGCTAAGTGACCCTGATGGTGATAAG AACCAGATGAGAAAAATTGCACCTAAAATTCTTCAGCTCTTGACAGAATGGACGGAAACATTTCCTTATGATTTTCGAGATGAAAGAATGATGAGAAATTTAAAAGATCTGGCTCACAGAATAGCCAGTGGTGAGGAG ACATACCGGAAAAATGTCCAGCAGATGATGCAGTGTCTCATCCGTAAACTTGCTGCCCTCAGCCAGTATGAGGAAGTTCTGGCAAAAATCAGCTCGACATCTACTGATCGGCTCACAGTTCTCAAGACCAAGCCACAGTCCATACAGAGGGATATCATTACTGTCTGCAGCGACCCTTACACGTTGGCCCAGCAGCTGACTCACATAGAGCTG GAGAGGCTTAATTATATCGGGCCAGAAGAATTTGTTCAGGCATTTGTGCAGAAGGACCCTTTGGACAATGACAAG AGTTGCTATAGTGATCGGAAGAAAACACGAAACTTAGAAGCTTATGTGGAATGGTTTAATCGCTTGAGCTACTTGGTTGCTACTGAAATCTGCATG CCTGTAAAGAAGAAACACCGAGCAAGAATGATTGAGTATTTCATTGATGTAGCTCGAGAATGTTTCAACATTGGCAACTTTAATTCCTTGATGGCAATAATCT CTGGCATGAATATGAGCCCAGTCTCTCGACTAAAAAAAACTTGGGCCAAAGTGAAGACTGCAAAGTTTGACATTCTTGAG CATCAGATGGACCCTTCCAGCAATTTCTATAATTATCGAACAGCTCTTCGCGGGGCAGCACAAAGGTCTTTGACTGCTCATAGTAGCAGAGAAAAG attgTGATACCATTCTTCAGTCTCTTAATCAAAGATATTTATTTCCTCAATGAGGGCTGTGCCAACCGCCTCCCAAATGGCCATGTCAACTTTGAG AAATTTTGGGAACTGGCCAAACAAGTGAGTGAATTTATGACATGGAAACAAGTGGAGTGTCCATTTGAGAGGGACCGGAAAATCCTGCAGTATCTGCTCACAGTGCCAGTCTTTAGTGAAGATG CTCTCTACTTGGCATCTTATGAGAGTGAAGGACCTGAAAATCATATAGAGAAAGACAGATGGAAGTCTTTAAG GTCGAGCCTCTTAGGCAGAGTTTAA